GCTGACGCCGGACGCGCTCGACGCGGTGAGCGCCAGCGCGCGGTCGATGGGCCTGCAGGTGTTGTTCCTGCCGGGCGTGCAGGAACTCGGTTTCGAGCCGCTGCGCACGGGAACGAGCCTGGATGCGTTCATCGACGAGGACGCGGCCTATAACCTGGAGCCGACCGGCGACGACAGCCCGTATTTCTTCCACCTGGACCCCGGCCTGCCGGACCCGGTGCAGTCGGCGCTGGTGACGGCGCTGTTTCTGGCGGGCGGGCTGGTCATGTTCGCGCTGCTGATGGGCGCGCCGGAAAACAGCCGGGACAGCGTGTGGGCGTGGGGCGGCATGATGCTCTACGCCGCGCTGATCGGGGTCGGCTTCATGCTGGTCGAGGTGCCGCTGATCCAACACTTCCAACTGCTACTGGGCTATCCGGTGGTGGCGCTGGCGGCGGTGCTGTTCACGCTGCTGCTGTCCGGCGGGGCGGGCAGTCTGCTCAGCCAGCGCTGGACTGCGTTGCAGCTTCCGGCCCGCGTGACGGTCGCGGGGCTGTGGATCGCGGGCGTGGCGCTGGTGTACCGCGTCGCGGTGTCGTCCATGGCGGACGCGCTGCTGCCGCAGCCGCTGATCGTGCGCGTGGTGGCGGTCGCCTTGCTGACGGCGCTGGTCGGCGTGCCGATGGGCATCCCGTTCCCCAGCCTGATGCGCCGCGCGGGGCAGATCCGGCAGCGGGTGGCGCTGCTGTGGGCGGTCAACGGCGCGTTTTCCGTGCTGGGATCGGTACTGGCCGTGGTGCTGTCGATGACGTGGGGCTTCGGGCTGGCGCTGACAGTCGGCGCGCTGCTGTACCTGGGCATGGCGGCGCTGGCGCGTCCGGTGCTCACGAGCGCGTAAGGAGATTCTCGTGCCGCGACTGCGCGTGCGTGAGGACAACGCGGATCGTCTGTGGGAGGCGTACTATCAGGCGGGCGACCTGATTGTGGTCAACCTGCTGTGGGTGGTGACTTCGCTGCCGGTGATCACGGCGGTGCCCGCGCTGGGCGCGCTGTTCCACGCCACGAACCGGCTGGCGCACGGCGGCAGCGCCGGGTGGCGCGTCTTCTGGGAAGGCTTCCGCGAACAGTTCTGGCTGAGCTGGCGTTGGGCGGCGATCAATGCCGCCGCCTTTGGCGTGCTGGGCGTGAACGTGTGGTTTTACGGGCAGGTCGATGCGGACTGGGCGGGCGCGGTGCAGACCGCGTTCGTGATCCTGCTGGCGCTGTGGGGCGAGCTGACCCTGTTCACGTTTCCGCTGCTGCTCGAACAGTCGGATCAGCGCTTTGTGACCGCGCTGCGCAACAGCGCCGTGATGCTGCTGCGCCAGCCGGGACCGGTGCTGTGGGCGGTGCTGCTGGTGCTGGCGGTCGCCGTGCCGAGCGTGCTGATCCTGCCGCCCGCGTGGATCATCATCTCCGGCAGCCTGTGCGCGTATCTCGCCAACCGCGCGGTGGTTCAGGCGATCCGGGCGCTGGCGGAAGCCAGCCGTTAGCGGTTCGCCAGCGCTTGCCCCGTCCGTCAGGCGAAAATCGGTAGAACGCAGGCTCCTGCCTGAGACAATAATTCCCCGTGACAGCGTATCCCACTGTAGCTGTGTGCCATATTGTTATCGATCCGCTCAAGGAGCATCGTGCTATGGACGATTCACGCCTGATCTCGCTGCTGACGCCGGGGATGAGTCTCGACCTGTTTGCCGAAGGGGACCGTCTGCGCGTGGAGGGGTTCGGCGCGCCGGGGCGGTCATGGCTGGGGGATGCGCCGCCGGGGCTGTTCGGCGTGGAGATCGACGGGCAGCGGTACGATGCGTCGTCGCTGCCGCTGGTAGGCGTGGGCGAGGCGGACGCGGAGACGGGCATCACGCAGATCGTCGCGCGGTTCGGGGATGGGCGCGTGCAGGTCGATCACCATCTGCGCGGCTACGAAGGCGCGGCGCTGGTCGAGACGTGGCAGACGGTGCGCAACGTGGGCGGCGAGCCGCTGCACGTCACGCGGGTTGATTCGCTGGCGTGGAGTCTGCTGCCGGACGAGTACACGCTGCTGCATTACGACAGCGACTGGGGCCGCGAGTTCGA
This sequence is a window from Aggregatilinea lenta. Protein-coding genes within it:
- a CDS encoding YesL family protein, producing MPRLRVREDNADRLWEAYYQAGDLIVVNLLWVVTSLPVITAVPALGALFHATNRLAHGGSAGWRVFWEGFREQFWLSWRWAAINAAAFGVLGVNVWFYGQVDADWAGAVQTAFVILLALWGELTLFTFPLLLEQSDQRFVTALRNSAVMLLRQPGPVLWAVLLVLAVAVPSVLILPPAWIIISGSLCAYLANRAVVQAIRALAEASR